One Vallitalea pronyensis genomic region harbors:
- a CDS encoding Gfo/Idh/MocA family protein — MNKIRVGIIGAGNISVMHTEGYKKLENVDIVAVCDLNEDKAKAYAKKYAIPHVFTDYKKMLQMKELDAVSVTTWNDGHAPISIAAMKAGKDVLCEKPLAMNAKDAQVMVDTAKETGQLLMVGFVRRFENNVKFIKEAIENDELGNIYYAKTGYVRKWGNPGGWFCDKKRSGGGPVIDLGVHVIDLIRYLTGKPEAVSVTASTFKQLGIKPYIKGMSKYNAVDYDPKKPYCDVEDAATALIKFDNGMTLNFETSWVLHTKDDNNYLMFYGDKAGVKMEPEIEFYKEHNQYFINQTPCIEQETNKFAEIFNKETAHFIDCVANGVPCLNPGEDGVAIMKILDAIYQSAEVGHEVKIKE, encoded by the coding sequence ATGAACAAGATTAGAGTAGGCATTATTGGCGCAGGTAATATCAGTGTAATGCATACAGAAGGTTATAAAAAGCTAGAAAATGTAGACATTGTAGCAGTATGCGACCTTAATGAAGACAAGGCAAAAGCTTATGCCAAGAAGTATGCTATTCCACATGTCTTTACAGATTATAAGAAAATGCTTCAAATGAAAGAGTTGGATGCAGTCAGTGTCACCACGTGGAATGATGGTCATGCACCCATTAGTATTGCTGCCATGAAGGCTGGAAAAGACGTATTATGCGAAAAACCATTAGCCATGAATGCAAAAGATGCTCAGGTCATGGTGGATACGGCCAAAGAGACTGGACAATTACTGATGGTTGGTTTTGTGAGACGTTTTGAAAATAATGTAAAGTTTATAAAAGAAGCCATTGAAAATGATGAGTTAGGTAACATCTATTATGCGAAAACCGGCTATGTCCGTAAATGGGGTAATCCAGGTGGCTGGTTCTGCGATAAAAAACGTTCAGGTGGTGGTCCCGTTATTGACCTAGGTGTACACGTCATTGACCTTATTCGCTACCTGACAGGAAAACCAGAAGCTGTTTCAGTCACAGCGTCCACTTTTAAGCAGTTGGGCATTAAGCCGTATATAAAAGGAATGAGTAAATATAATGCAGTTGATTATGATCCTAAAAAGCCCTATTGTGATGTGGAAGATGCAGCCACAGCTCTTATTAAGTTTGATAACGGTATGACTTTGAACTTTGAAACCAGCTGGGTATTACACACCAAGGACGATAATAATTATCTCATGTTCTATGGGGATAAAGCTGGTGTAAAGATGGAACCTGAAATAGAATTTTATAAAGAACATAACCAATATTTTATCAATCAAACACCCTGTATCGAACAGGAAACAAACAAATTTGCAGAGATTTTCAACAAGGAAACGGCCCATTTTATCGACTGTGTAGCCAATGGTGTACCTTGTTTGAATCCTGGAGAAGATGGTGTGGCCATTATGAAAATATTAGATGCGATCTATCAGTCGGCAGAGGTAGGTCATGAAGTGAAAATTAAGGAATAA
- a CDS encoding Gfo/Idh/MocA family protein, translating into MKPLRIAMIGCGRISQVYKESFKHLGDQVEVVYAVDIKLERAKAFAESFEGCVATDDYRLCFQGHVDIIHLATPHHMHPIIAIEAMKQKIHVLTEKPMAIYLQDANRMIQVAKEEGVQLGVIFQTRYVKGYQTIKEIIREGKLGKIIGARSYLSWDRSDDYYQQSDWKGSWDKEGGGVLIDQAIHSIDRVQDLIGDDVEWIEASMQNRNHHVVDVEDVAEAFIQFKNGCMYQLYACNCYSYDAPIEIEIVGEKGKVGLIQDLAWVRLDDDEYVEIKDERKGVAAGPSYWGYSHIMQIQDFYDAVRENQKVTIDGVEGRKALEIIRGIYHAATLNKRVSFPFEDLKGALIQ; encoded by the coding sequence ATGAAACCATTAAGAATTGCCATGATCGGCTGTGGCAGAATATCACAAGTGTACAAAGAATCCTTCAAACATCTAGGTGATCAAGTTGAAGTGGTGTATGCTGTGGATATTAAATTAGAGCGAGCGAAAGCTTTTGCAGAAAGTTTTGAAGGGTGCGTGGCAACAGATGATTATCGATTATGCTTCCAAGGGCACGTGGATATCATACATCTGGCTACACCCCATCATATGCATCCGATTATTGCAATAGAAGCCATGAAACAGAAGATACATGTTTTAACAGAAAAGCCTATGGCCATCTATTTGCAGGATGCAAACCGTATGATACAGGTAGCAAAAGAAGAAGGGGTTCAATTAGGCGTTATTTTTCAAACCCGGTATGTGAAGGGGTATCAGACCATAAAAGAGATAATCAGAGAAGGTAAGCTTGGTAAGATTATAGGGGCCAGGTCTTATTTATCATGGGACCGTTCAGATGATTATTATCAGCAATCCGATTGGAAAGGTTCTTGGGATAAAGAAGGCGGCGGTGTACTCATTGACCAAGCCATACATAGCATTGACCGTGTTCAAGACCTTATCGGTGATGATGTAGAATGGATCGAAGCCTCTATGCAGAACAGAAACCATCATGTGGTGGACGTTGAGGATGTGGCAGAAGCCTTTATTCAATTTAAAAATGGCTGTATGTACCAACTCTATGCTTGTAATTGTTACAGTTATGATGCACCCATTGAAATTGAAATAGTGGGTGAAAAAGGTAAAGTTGGTCTTATTCAAGATTTGGCTTGGGTACGTCTTGATGATGATGAATATGTAGAGATAAAAGATGAGCGTAAGGGTGTCGCGGCTGGACCAAGCTATTGGGGATATAGTCATATCATGCAGATTCAGGACTTTTATGATGCAGTCCGTGAAAATCAGAAGGTTACAATTGATGGGGTTGAGGGAAGAAAAGCCCTTGAAATTATTCGAGGCATTTATCATGCAGCTACTTTAAATAAAAGAGTCTCATTTCCTTTTGAAGATTTAAAGGGTGCACTGATACAGTGA
- a CDS encoding AraC family transcriptional regulator, translating to MDKSTLKEKMTMPDPNFPMKLNKLCSTGVQKTAIYAHWHREMELLYITKGSGLCRCNNHVFEVHPGDLVVVNCNEVHYCQNISEVFEYDCIILDPYILNSRFIDLCDSKYITPIIENRILFNNHIPQDIDVKACITSINKEFNQREVGFELALKASLYQLIVILMRHHIARILTDVQVKYRMKNIDRFNHIIHYIETHYADDLTIDHLSYQAHMSKYHFCRMFKQMTGHTVTHYINSVRIQEADNLITHTDMSMSEITYAVGFHDTSYFSRIYKMFKEISPSEKRKLSKK from the coding sequence ATGGATAAATCAACATTAAAAGAAAAAATGACCATGCCAGACCCTAACTTTCCCATGAAGTTGAACAAACTTTGCTCAACAGGTGTACAAAAAACAGCTATCTATGCCCATTGGCATCGTGAAATGGAACTCTTATACATTACCAAGGGATCAGGATTATGCCGTTGCAACAATCATGTTTTTGAAGTGCATCCTGGAGACTTAGTGGTGGTTAACTGCAATGAGGTACATTATTGTCAGAACATCTCGGAGGTCTTTGAATACGACTGTATTATTCTGGATCCTTATATTCTTAATAGTCGATTCATTGATCTATGTGATTCAAAATACATAACACCCATTATAGAGAACAGGATTCTATTTAACAATCATATCCCTCAAGATATAGATGTTAAGGCTTGTATTACATCCATTAATAAGGAGTTTAACCAACGTGAAGTGGGATTTGAACTTGCTCTAAAAGCTTCCCTGTATCAGCTTATCGTCATACTCATGCGCCATCATATAGCAAGAATCCTTACAGACGTGCAAGTTAAATACCGTATGAAAAATATAGATCGCTTTAATCATATCATTCACTATATTGAAACCCATTACGCCGACGATTTAACCATTGATCATCTAAGCTACCAAGCCCACATGAGTAAATATCATTTTTGCAGGATGTTCAAACAAATGACAGGGCATACGGTCACTCACTACATTAACTCCGTCAGAATACAAGAAGCTGACAATCTGATTACCCATACAGATATGTCCATGAGTGAAATTACGTATGCTGTTGGTTTTCATGACACCAGTTATTTTAGTCGTATTTATAAAATGTTTAAAGAAATATCCCCCTCTGAAAAAAGAAAGTTGAGTAAAAAATAA
- a CDS encoding alpha/beta-type small acid-soluble spore protein, translating into MAKHLRKDEIDKTKQAENEKMKYEIAEELGLIDKVHQGGWKSLTAKETGRIGGLMTKRKRSVQTK; encoded by the coding sequence ATGGCAAAGCATCTAAGAAAAGATGAAATAGATAAGACGAAACAGGCTGAAAATGAGAAAATGAAGTATGAAATTGCTGAAGAACTGGGATTAATTGATAAAGTTCACCAAGGTGGGTGGAAATCCTTAACAGCAAAAGAAACAGGACGGATAGGTGGTCTCATGACTAAACGCAAGCGAAGTGTTCAAACAAAATAG
- the addA gene encoding helicase-exonuclease AddAB subunit AddA, whose translation MSGVKWTDEQQKVIDTRERNLLVSAAAGSGKTAVLVERIIQMITDEEKPVDIDRLLVVTFTNAAASEMRERISEALEKKIDNNPENRYLHKQLSLLPNASIMTIHAFCLQVIKNNFHMIQVDPSFRVADETELTLLKSDIVKELLESYYQKDNNDEFLALIESYATGKSDDRIESLIMELHKFAMSNPWPVKWLKEMADTLHVVDEKDLDDKVWTKMVTRDLEQALPMSIRLLEECLSICQEEGGPIGYEDAIALDLKHIKSIYHQLQEGYQHISQEIMGMKFGPIGRCKKGVDPIMQHKVKAIREDIKESFTAIQDQYFFKAQAHIAHDIDQTYPVIEALVDLVITFMENYKEAKAEKNMIDFNDIEHYALNILVTDNEEGEKVPSSAAIQLQDRFSEILIDEYQDSNLVQETILTSVSKIHQSMPNVFMVGDVKQSIYKFRLAKPELFMEKYKTYSTEESKYQKIDLHRNFRSRENILDCTNYLFSQLMSLAYGDVVYDEHAALHLGAPYKPCEEGIHAGPTELILIDHEEVESDEIIESKEVEAKVIAGRIKELMNPDEPYYIYDKKNGIYRPAMYKDIVILMRSTSTTADMFVETLGKYDIPAYTDASTGYFDTVEIRTILSLLKIIDNPRQDIPLLSVLRSPIVGLKADELVRIKTQLPEGEFYDAYEQYIIGTIDEDDLSQKLTAFHEQLTDWREKAVYMPLHELILHIYEVSHYYNFISVMTGGRQRQANLDLLVDKAIRYESTSYKGLFNFIRYLEKIHKYAIDMGEASIFGESENLVRIMSIHKSKGLEFPVVFVAGMGKQFNMQDLNKPILLHQDLGFGPKYVNYELRYETKTLPRSVISKQIKNESLSEELRILYVALTRAREKLILVGSCKDIHKKIEKVSTYLFLPDVTLPNALIGKGRSYLDWIIPAILRHADGETLRACCQGLVIQSPEALYHHRSFWEVTCITPEQTIEKEEVHAQERMQSYEALTHWASEVSYSDYDKDYFDKQLNWVYPAKDAIARSVKVSVSEIKRQNMLLVQEEHEELFHDFEPYKPAFMEEKIRLTPGERGTVFHKVMQHIDFNRMDEQDYLVTYCDQLERNGMLTEKEKKSVSIQALLRFSDSDLIKRMINAEKQKQLKREMPFVLGINAQDIYDACDLKETILVQGVIDCYFLEHDEIVLVDYKTDYIKPHEEQVLIDRYKKQMELYCRALENISGFTVKEVILYAFSIGQEIKMDPFGLGD comes from the coding sequence ATGTCAGGTGTTAAATGGACGGATGAGCAGCAAAAAGTTATAGATACAAGAGAACGCAATCTGCTGGTATCAGCGGCAGCAGGTTCTGGAAAGACGGCGGTATTGGTAGAACGGATTATACAGATGATTACGGATGAGGAGAAACCTGTGGATATCGACAGGTTATTGGTGGTGACGTTTACCAATGCGGCAGCTTCAGAAATGCGGGAGCGTATATCAGAAGCGCTGGAGAAAAAAATTGATAACAACCCTGAAAATCGGTATTTACATAAACAATTATCATTACTTCCTAATGCGAGTATTATGACCATTCATGCTTTTTGTTTACAAGTCATTAAAAATAATTTTCATATGATACAGGTGGACCCGTCCTTTCGTGTGGCTGATGAAACAGAGTTAACGCTGCTTAAAAGTGATATCGTCAAAGAATTATTAGAGTCCTATTACCAAAAAGATAATAACGACGAGTTTTTGGCACTCATTGAAAGCTATGCCACAGGTAAATCCGACGATAGAATTGAGAGTCTTATTATGGAACTTCACAAATTTGCCATGAGTAATCCATGGCCGGTAAAATGGCTAAAGGAGATGGCAGATACCCTTCATGTGGTAGATGAAAAAGACTTGGATGATAAAGTATGGACGAAGATGGTGACCAGGGATTTGGAACAAGCTTTACCCATGTCGATACGCTTATTGGAAGAGTGCCTAAGCATCTGCCAAGAAGAAGGTGGACCCATTGGGTATGAAGACGCTATAGCACTTGATCTTAAACATATAAAAAGTATATATCATCAATTACAAGAGGGGTATCAACATATTTCCCAAGAAATAATGGGCATGAAATTTGGACCAATTGGACGTTGTAAAAAAGGTGTAGACCCTATAATGCAACATAAAGTGAAGGCTATTCGAGAGGATATAAAAGAGAGCTTTACGGCTATTCAAGATCAATACTTTTTCAAAGCTCAAGCCCATATAGCTCACGATATTGATCAAACCTACCCTGTTATAGAAGCTTTAGTTGACCTTGTGATAACCTTTATGGAAAACTACAAAGAAGCCAAAGCAGAAAAAAACATGATTGACTTTAATGATATTGAACATTATGCCCTTAATATTCTGGTAACAGATAATGAGGAAGGGGAAAAAGTACCTTCCAGTGCGGCGATTCAATTACAAGATAGATTCAGTGAGATTCTTATTGATGAGTACCAAGACAGTAACTTAGTTCAAGAAACCATTCTAACAAGTGTGTCTAAGATACATCAATCAATGCCTAATGTGTTTATGGTTGGTGATGTTAAACAAAGCATTTACAAGTTTCGACTTGCTAAACCAGAATTATTCATGGAAAAATATAAGACTTATTCAACAGAGGAAAGTAAATATCAGAAGATTGACCTTCATCGGAATTTCCGTAGTCGTGAAAATATCTTAGATTGTACCAATTACTTGTTCAGTCAACTCATGTCATTGGCATATGGTGATGTTGTCTATGATGAGCATGCGGCACTGCATCTGGGGGCGCCTTATAAGCCATGTGAAGAAGGTATACATGCAGGGCCAACAGAACTGATACTCATTGACCACGAAGAGGTAGAAAGTGACGAAATTATCGAGTCGAAAGAGGTAGAAGCTAAAGTAATTGCTGGTCGTATTAAAGAATTAATGAACCCAGATGAACCTTATTACATCTACGATAAGAAAAACGGTATTTATCGGCCTGCCATGTATAAAGATATTGTCATTCTTATGCGAAGTACCAGTACAACAGCCGATATGTTTGTTGAGACCCTGGGGAAATATGATATACCTGCCTATACAGATGCATCCACAGGCTATTTTGATACCGTTGAAATACGGACCATACTATCCCTGTTAAAAATAATTGATAACCCAAGACAAGACATACCTTTATTATCGGTGTTACGTTCGCCCATTGTGGGGTTAAAAGCAGATGAACTGGTTAGAATTAAGACACAATTACCAGAAGGCGAATTTTATGATGCGTATGAGCAGTACATCATAGGCACCATTGATGAAGATGACCTGAGTCAAAAATTAACAGCTTTTCATGAGCAGCTGACAGATTGGCGAGAAAAAGCGGTGTACATGCCTCTTCATGAATTGATTCTTCATATTTATGAGGTCTCTCATTACTATAATTTTATATCGGTGATGACAGGTGGACGTCAGCGACAAGCCAATTTGGATTTGTTAGTGGACAAAGCCATACGCTATGAATCTACCAGCTATAAAGGCTTGTTTAATTTCATTCGTTATTTGGAAAAGATCCATAAGTACGCTATTGATATGGGTGAAGCTAGTATCTTCGGTGAGAGTGAGAATTTAGTACGGATTATGAGTATCCATAAGAGTAAGGGGCTTGAATTTCCTGTTGTTTTTGTGGCAGGTATGGGAAAACAATTTAACATGCAAGATTTGAATAAACCCATTCTACTTCATCAAGACTTGGGATTTGGTCCCAAGTATGTCAATTATGAATTACGTTATGAAACAAAGACGTTGCCTCGATCTGTTATCAGTAAGCAGATTAAGAATGAGAGTTTATCAGAAGAGTTAAGAATATTATATGTAGCCCTAACCCGTGCACGGGAAAAACTTATTTTAGTAGGTAGTTGTAAAGATATCCATAAGAAGATTGAGAAGGTGAGTACGTATCTATTCTTACCAGATGTAACCTTACCCAATGCTTTGATTGGAAAAGGGCGCAGTTATTTGGATTGGATTATACCCGCTATATTGAGACATGCTGATGGGGAAACATTACGGGCATGTTGTCAAGGCTTAGTGATACAATCCCCTGAGGCATTATATCACCATCGTTCATTTTGGGAGGTAACATGTATCACACCAGAACAAACCATTGAGAAGGAAGAAGTTCATGCCCAAGAGCGAATGCAGTCTTACGAGGCTTTAACCCATTGGGCATCGGAAGTATCCTATAGCGATTATGATAAGGACTATTTTGACAAACAGCTTAACTGGGTATATCCAGCCAAGGATGCCATAGCCCGATCCGTTAAAGTATCTGTTTCAGAAATTAAGAGACAGAACATGCTCTTAGTCCAAGAAGAACATGAAGAGCTCTTCCATGATTTTGAACCTTACAAACCTGCTTTTATGGAAGAGAAAATTCGTTTAACACCAGGGGAACGCGGTACAGTCTTTCATAAGGTGATGCAGCATATTGACTTTAATCGGATGGATGAGCAGGATTATTTGGTCACCTATTGTGATCAACTGGAAAGAAATGGCATGCTAACAGAGAAAGAAAAGAAAAGTGTCTCCATTCAAGCCCTGTTAAGATTTAGTGATAGTGATTTAATAAAAAGAATGATTAACGCTGAAAAACAGAAGCAGTTAAAGCGAGAAATGCCTTTTGTCCTTGGTATTAATGCACAAGATATCTATGATGCATGTGATCTAAAAGAGACTATTTTGGTTCAAGGGGTCATTGATTGTTATTTCTTAGAACACGACGAAATTGTCTTAGTCGATTATAAGACAGATTATATCAAGCCACATGAAGAGCAGGTATTGATTGATCGATATAAAAAGCAAATGGAACTCTACTGCAGAGCGCTTGAAAATATTTCAGGTTTTACGGTAAAAGAAGTGATTTTATATGCTTTCAGTATTGGACAAGAGATTAAAATGGATCCATTTGGTCTTGGTGATTAG